The proteins below come from a single Nitrospirota bacterium genomic window:
- a CDS encoding glycosyltransferase: MIPNGFDLERFQPNQAVRERIRKDLGIASSVVLIGHVARVDPMKDHDSFLAAAEIVVGHRSDVEYLLVGKDTETLTPKLMGMKLKNHAHILGLRKDIDQLLPALDVLCLSSAFGEGFPNVQGEAMACGVPCVVTDVGDAAVIVGETGLVAPPRNPESLCKAWCVALAWTAQERAARGRRARERIAAQFTVDRMVEMTLRELERVAGGSLPRTGR; this comes from the coding sequence ATGATTCCGAACGGCTTTGACTTGGAGCGATTTCAGCCGAACCAGGCGGTGCGTGAGCGCATCCGAAAAGATTTAGGGATCGCTTCCTCTGTTGTGTTGATCGGGCACGTGGCTCGTGTCGATCCAATGAAGGATCATGATTCATTCCTGGCCGCTGCTGAGATTGTGGTGGGTCACCGTTCCGATGTGGAATACTTGCTCGTGGGGAAGGATACGGAGACGCTGACTCCAAAATTGATGGGTATGAAATTGAAGAATCACGCACATATTCTCGGTTTGCGGAAGGACATCGACCAGCTACTTCCGGCCCTTGATGTGCTGTGCCTCAGCTCCGCATTTGGTGAAGGATTTCCCAATGTGCAGGGGGAGGCCATGGCGTGCGGTGTGCCCTGTGTGGTAACGGACGTCGGGGATGCGGCCGTAATCGTCGGTGAGACGGGCCTCGTAGCTCCCCCGCGCAATCCCGAGTCGTTGTGCAAGGCATGGTGTGTAGCATTGGCGTGGACCGCCCAGGAACGTGCGGCTCGAGGGCGGCGGGCGCGGGAGCGGATTGCTGCACAGTTTACGGTGGACCGGATGGTCGAGATGACGCTGAGGGAACTGGAGCGGGTGGCCGGAGGGTCGCTGCCAAGGACGGGGCGATGA